In the genome of Telluria mixta, the window GAATTGAAGCGGGCATGGCGTCGCTTGATGGAAGGAACTGTCCATGCTCCATGAGCGACGCTTACCTGAAGACTTGGCGCAAGACTTGGGCAGAGTGTATTCCGCCAAAATGCGCCTACTGAATTGGCTGCTACGCAGCCCTCCGCAGGCATTAGACGACAATACTCAACTGGTCCAGCAGTTCGGGAAGGCGCTCGGCAAGTGGCTCTGGGCGAGGATTCGTAAGCCCAAAACCCGCACTGCCTTTGGCACGGCTGTTATGGCACTTGCTACTAAGGCGCGAGGAGATCCAGCGCAAGCCGTTTTGGTCGCTGACGCGATTACTCAAGATGCACAATTTCACCAACGCTGGAATATTGCAGGAAATGAACTTCTGTTCCCTCGCTTGCATCCGAATTGGTTGGAGTCCGTCAAGGACGTCGCGGTGCCGTTTTATGACTGGTTGGGTGGTATGGGATTCGAACCCGGACCGTTTTCCCTTACGGGCGACAGGATTGACCGAGCGACCGTGATGAAAGCATTTCGCCGTCATTCTCATGATGTGTGCGGCTACTGCGATGGGCCCTTGGGTGAATTAGGTAGCGCATCTGAAGCTAATGATTGCGACCACTTTTTTCCAAAGTCTCAATGGCCTCATCTCGCCATCCACCCGGCAAATTTATTCTCCGCTTGCCAAGGTTGCAATTCGAGGTGGAAACTCGACAAAGTACCCATGGGTGATGCAGACGCTCAAGGCTTGAACAACACCTATCACCCCATGTTAAGGCCAGGAGCGTCAGTGGTTGTGGTCAAAGCAACCGTATCAGCCGCGAGTGCGAGGCAGGTAGAAATTAAAATCACCGACCCTTCCCTTCCCCGGCGAGCCGAAACCCTTGTGGCCACTCTGGATTTGGAAAGTAGGTGGACGAACTGGGTAAACAAGAAATTGGATCCATCAGTTTCCGTATTTGTCTCAAAATCCATTAGAGACCGGGGGCTCGGGCAGCAGCCGACTCCTGAATCTGTTCGAGAGCTGATCGAAGATGACATTGCTTGGAAGCGGGGAAGATTGGGCAAGGAGGAGCGCTGCATACGTGAGATTGCTGTACTGAAATGTATGCGCGACGATATATTGGATGAAGTTATCGCAGATCTGACGTAAGGGATGGTGACGCCATCCTCAATCCGTCGTCCGTACTTGTCATTACCGGCAGCATCAAAGAGCAAAATCATGAATTGCAACTGTAGTACTAGCGCGTGTCATCACTACTCGGTGAACCGCCCCGAGTTTTGTAGAGGCTCCACTGTTTGAAAGAATGGAGTTATGAAGAAGCAACCCAAGTATTTTCCTGAGGTCATTGAGCACGCCGTGCGCATAGTCAGCGAGGCTGCCAGCGAGTACAGCTCTCAATGGGCAGCCATCGAATCGATCGCCGCCAAGATCGACTGTACACCTAAAACACTAAGACGCTGGGTACGTCAGCAGGAGCGCGATACCGGCCAGCCCCAGGTCCCACCACCGCCGAAGACGAACGTAGCAAGGTGTTTAAGCGAGAAGTGCGTGAGTTGCGCAAGGCAAACGAGATCCTGCGTCTGGTGAGTGAATTCTTCGCCCAGGTGGAGCCCGACCGCTGCTTCAAGCCGTGAGGGCGTTCATTGACTAGTACCGTCATGCCTACGGTGTCGAACCGATCTGCAGGGTGGTGCAGGTCGCGCCGTCGGGCTACTTACGTTGTGCGGTGCAGCAGCGTAACCCGGCCTTGCGTTGTGCACGAGTCCAGCGCGAAGACGTGCTTAGCGTTGAGATCGAACGGGTCTGGCAGGCGAACATGCAGGTCTACGAGGCCGACAAAGTCTAGCGCCAGCTGCGGCGTGAGGGGGACCGAGTTGATCCACCGCCGCGCTCCTAGAAAACGCGTGAGGCCATTGAGCTAGCCACGCTCGAATGGGTGTCCTGATTCAACCATCATCGTTTGCTGAAACCGCTCGGCTATATACTGCCGGCTGAGGTTGAGGTTGAGGTTGAGGTTGAGGTTGAGGTTGAGGTTGAGGTTGAGGCAAATTATTACGACCAGTTGAGCGGCCAAGCCATCCCGGCCTAATTCACATAAACCGGCCTCTACGAAAGCCGGGCGGTTCACAATGTTTGTTCCGAGGTGAGCCGTACGGCCCAGGCCGCACGGCCGCATCGGGTGCCGTGGTCACAACACCATCGGCCCCCCGATGTTCCCTTTGAATATTTCCATGTTCAGCGAGAAATCGTCCACGGTGCCGGCGGTCCGGCCGTCGACCAGCACGCTGATCGCCCGGCCCCCACACACCCGCTTCATCTCTTCGCTCGACAGCGAGCGCACTCGCAAGCCGGCCGACGTCGTGTCGCCGAAGGCCAGGTCTTCGATAATCAATGTGTTCATGATGGTTCTCCTCGCATGGTTGAAAGTGGACGGCGCGCATGTCACGCGCCCATTTCAGGCTATGCAGGGAGCATGCCACCTGCACCATCGCGGGCAGGCCGGCATGTGCGGCGATTTGTGTTGGTTCAGGGCCAACAAATTGTCACGACTGTTGGATTCGTGACGGCAGGTCAGTTCTTGCCGGACGATTTGGCCGCCACTTCGCGATACCGGGCTTCCATCTCGGCCAGGCCTATGCGGACTTGGATGAGCTGGGTCTGCATGCGGATGCGCTCCACCTCTTGCTGCATGCCGGAGAATTCGACTTTCTCTTGCGGTACCCAGGTCCATTCTCCGGTCTTGCCGTTTGCGTTGCCGCGCGTGCACACGCGACCATTCAAGGCGGCGCCTTCGGAAAATTTCTGGTCCTGGTAAAAACAGTAGGATTGGTCGGCGGCCTTGGCGGGTACGACGAAAACGGCCGTCAATGCGGCGGCCGTGATGATGAGCATCGATTTCATTGCATGCCTTCTTCAAGTAATGCCGCGCCGGCTTAAACCGGCGCGGCACGTCAGGTTAGAACATGTAGGTCGCCAGCATGCGGAAGCTGCGGCCCGGATCGAACCAGGCGCTGCCCATGTTGCCAGGCGTCTGCTGGGTCGTCTGCCTCGTCACGGTACGGGTCAGGTTGCTGGCATTGAAGCTGGCCGAGAAGTGGTCGGTGAAGCGGTAGCTGATACCCGCATCCCACTGGCCCACCGCCTCTTGCCAGATCGGCGTCGCAAAACCCACGTCACGCGGCTCGACGCCATTGGCGTCCTTACGCGCCGGATCGGCGCTGGTGCCGTTGGTGCTGTTGGCGGCATAGATACCCGTCGCCAGCAGCGTGCGGTCACGCCAGCTGTAAGCCAGGCGCGCCGACACCGGACCGTGGTCATACATGAATGCCAGGTTTAACGCGCGCTTCGACATGTACGGTAACGGCAAATCCTTGTACGGCAAACCGTTGGTGTCGCAACCGAACAGCAATACGGTACCCGACAGCTTGCCGGCCGGGCAATAATCCCCCTTGAACGGGTGATACAGTTGCTGCTTGCTGTCGATATAGGTGAAGTTCGAGGACACGCCGAAACCCTTTGCCCAGTCGGGCAGGCCATTCAAGCCAGGAAGGTTGTCGAGGTAGGTCATACCAGCCAGTTCGACGCCGCGCACCCGGGCCTTGGCTGCGTTGGCCGGCCCGGTGATCGTGAACTCCATGTCGTTGCCGGCCAGATCCTTATACGTCCTCGTATAGGTTTCCTTCAGGATGATGTCCTTGACCTGCTTGTAGAACACCGTGGCGGTCAGCGATTGTCCAGGATGCGGATACCATTCCAGCGACACGTCGAAGTTGTTCGACTTGAGCGGCTTCAGATTCACGTTGCCGTCGTTATCGCCGGTGTAGGTGATCATGCTGATCTGCTTCGGATCCTTGGGGTCGTTCGTCACGTTCTGATGCAGGGTGATGTACTCCTGCATCTGATCGAAGCCGGGACGGGAAATGCCTTTGGACAGCGCCAACCGCGACTGCAGCTTGTCCGTCAGGCTCATCTTCAGGTTCAGGCTGGGGATCACGTCGACATGACTGGCCTTCAGATCGAGCGGGTCGTTGACCTCGCCAAACCGGGGAACAGCCGGGTTGGTGGTCGCGCTGTAATTTGGCTTGAACACCGTGTAGCCATTGGCCGTCGTGCTGGTCCTGACCACGCGTACGCCCACATTGCCGTCCACCGGATACTTCCAGTCGTCGAAGCCGAAGCGCAAGGTGCCGTGCAGGGCCTGGCTCCCTTCGCTGTGCTTGCTGACGTGGGCCGGATCGTTATCGTAGCCGGCCGGCTTCCAGTCATTGCCCATCGTCGAACAGTCGGTATTTTCTCCCTTGATCTTGTTGTTGTCCTGGCAGTTATATTGCAGCGCGGTCAACAGCTTCCGGTACGCGTCCGGATGATCATGGATCAACGCCTCGGTGGGCGCGATGATCGTCGGCGGCGCAGACATCCTGCCGTTGAAGAAGTTGGGGAACGTGTACTGTTCGACGTTGCCCAGGGCCGCATACCGTGGATCGCTCAAATAGCCGAAGTTACTGCGCTGCCAGCCCAGATCGGAGACCTTCGGCAACTGCCCCGCCACGTCGGTCGGACGCACGCCCCAGCTCTCGGAATAGGATTTCCAGCCCGTCCCGGCATTCTTGTCCTTGCGCGACGAGCGTTCCGTGATGCGCACGCCAAAGCGGAAATCGCGCAGTACCGGATGATCGAAGGTGTATTTGCCGTCCACTTTCCAGGCATACAGGTCTGCCTTTGCCTTGTTGACATCAGGCTGAGAAATACCCCAGTAGTAGTTGCGAGGATCGGCCAGGAAAGCGCGGGCCTTGTCGTCGAAGAAGAACGAGGGCCGCGAGCCGGTCTCGTCGACGCCCATGCTCGGCA includes:
- a CDS encoding TonB-dependent receptor, with product MTALAFAAAQVAMLCGNAYAQTEASASEQGAKDGTTTTVVVTGQRKQLETAAAIKRNSDLIVDSVVADEAGKLPDKSITEVLQRVVGVTMDRNRSRQGASLAATGLEFNVEGSGIQVRGLSWGSSTLNGRETFSAGWPGRELSWGDVPPELMAGVDVYKNPSAELIEGGVSGQVDLRTRLPFDAKGQYGALSASGSYAELGKTKSPGFSGLYSNRWKTSMGEFGVLVDLSVNKNRTRFDSIGQSVYYPRSDLIAGKTAWVPVGVNYGTNTGDNQRTGFYGALQWKNNGMESALTYFDSAFHQTDSQSSIGITAGSNYGDSEDPYTLKFSNAKFDNNGVFQSSTLSHPIGGQGANQFLDGGIGTNITRNYSEVRGRTRELAWNFKWRVNESWSFQNDLQWVHATNSGNYGMINLGTFVPSMGVDETGSRPSFFFDDKARAFLADPRNYYWGISQPDVNKAKADLYAWKVDGKYTFDHPVLRDFRFGVRITERSSRKDKNAGTGWKSYSESWGVRPTDVAGQLPKVSDLGWQRSNFGYLSDPRYAALGNVEQYTFPNFFNGRMSAPPTIIAPTEALIHDHPDAYRKLLTALQYNCQDNNKIKGENTDCSTMGNDWKPAGYDNDPAHVSKHSEGSQALHGTLRFGFDDWKYPVDGNVGVRVVRTSTTANGYTVFKPNYSATTNPAVPRFGEVNDPLDLKASHVDVIPSLNLKMSLTDKLQSRLALSKGISRPGFDQMQEYITLHQNVTNDPKDPKQISMITYTGDNDGNVNLKPLKSNNFDVSLEWYPHPGQSLTATVFYKQVKDIILKETYTRTYKDLAGNDMEFTITGPANAAKARVRGVELAGMTYLDNLPGLNGLPDWAKGFGVSSNFTYIDSKQQLYHPFKGDYCPAGKLSGTVLLFGCDTNGLPYKDLPLPYMSKRALNLAFMYDHGPVSARLAYSWRDRTLLATGIYAANSTNGTSADPARKDANGVEPRDVGFATPIWQEAVGQWDAGISYRFTDHFSASFNASNLTRTVTRQTTQQTPGNMGSAWFDPGRSFRMLATYMF